A single genomic interval of Plantibacter sp. Leaf314 harbors:
- a CDS encoding LacI family DNA-binding transcriptional regulator has product MAKHDIGFAAVARLAGVSNATVSNTLNRPEIVAPATRERVLAAIAELDFVPNRAAATLRQGTNRLIGLVIPDIVNPFYSAITRGVTEAAAEHGYTVALCVSHDDPDLELQHFEMLAEHRAAGALVAPLTADASRLAQLRRVGSRLVLMDRTAPEGTGCSVAIDDVRGGELAVAHLLATTGGRGPIVLVNGDRAIPQCEDRRAGARNAFVAAGIDSDELVEVTAREMTVDAGREAGRGIATRTPDAAGVFCTNDQLALGVIRGLNDGGLDVPGDVSVVGYGDLPLAADGRVPLTTVEQPKDELGRVAVEILLAELLAELGTDRSSHTHVARTLEPRIVVRESAPATSRDSIPAS; this is encoded by the coding sequence ATGGCGAAGCACGACATCGGGTTCGCCGCCGTCGCCAGGCTCGCCGGGGTCTCGAACGCGACCGTCTCGAACACGCTCAACCGCCCCGAGATCGTCGCCCCGGCCACGCGTGAACGGGTGCTCGCGGCGATCGCCGAACTCGACTTCGTGCCCAACCGCGCTGCGGCGACGCTCCGGCAGGGCACGAACCGGCTCATCGGCCTCGTGATCCCCGACATCGTGAACCCCTTCTACTCGGCGATCACCCGCGGCGTGACCGAGGCGGCCGCCGAGCACGGGTACACGGTCGCCCTCTGCGTCAGCCACGACGACCCGGACCTCGAGCTGCAGCACTTCGAGATGCTCGCCGAGCACCGGGCCGCCGGCGCCCTGGTCGCTCCGTTGACGGCCGACGCCTCGCGCCTCGCCCAGCTCCGCCGCGTCGGCAGCCGCCTCGTGCTCATGGACCGCACCGCTCCCGAGGGCACCGGGTGCTCCGTGGCGATCGACGACGTGCGCGGCGGTGAGCTGGCGGTGGCGCACCTGTTGGCGACGACCGGTGGGCGAGGACCGATCGTGCTCGTGAACGGCGACCGCGCGATCCCCCAGTGCGAGGACCGTCGCGCTGGCGCACGGAACGCCTTCGTCGCGGCGGGGATCGATTCCGACGAGCTGGTGGAGGTCACCGCCCGGGAGATGACCGTCGACGCCGGACGTGAGGCCGGCCGAGGCATCGCGACCCGCACACCGGACGCCGCCGGGGTCTTCTGCACGAACGACCAGCTCGCCCTCGGGGTCATCCGCGGGCTGAACGACGGCGGTCTCGACGTGCCGGGCGACGTGTCGGTGGTCGGCTACGGCGACCTGCCGCTCGCGGCCGACGGCAGGGTGCCGCTCACCACGGTCGAGCAGCCGAAGGACGAGCTCGGACGCGTCGCCGTGGAGATCCTCCTCGCCGAACTGCTCGCCGAACTTGGCACCGATCGCTCCTCGCACACACATGTGGCGCGCACCCTCGAACCGCGCATCGTCGTGCGCGAGTCCGCGCCGGCGACCTCGCGCGACTCGATCCCCGCTTCCTGA
- a CDS encoding L-fucose/L-arabinose isomerase family protein produces MTHTPAAHPLLAPKARRKPRVGLVAGGLGTYWPQFPDLLPQLQASARVVSERFRRMDADVVDVGFISDAQEGEVAAERLRQGDCDLIVLFLTTYLTSSMVLPIAQRTGTPVLVIDLQPTERMDHASFDTGAWLAYCGQCPVPEVGNVFRRAGIPFRSVSGWLHQESAWERIGRWIQAAHVRAALRHARHGLMGHVYPGMLDVSTDLTLLPTTFGSHVEVLEFDDLRVLVDEVTDAQVADRMALAREVFTLDDTVVEDDFAWGAKVSVGLDRLVEEFALDSLAYYHRGRDGEQHERLGAGMILGASLLTARGVPTTGEYELRTTVAQLATQVVGAGGSFCEIQALDFEDAVVEMGHDGPAHLAVSSRDPLLRGLGVYHGKRGWGVSVEFDVRHGPVTLLGLGQDRDGSLAFVASEGTVVPGPLLAIGNTTSRVDFGRDPGVWVDEWSATGIGHHWSLSLGHRAADYRAAASLLGIDFRQV; encoded by the coding sequence ATGACCCACACCCCCGCCGCACACCCGCTCCTCGCCCCGAAGGCACGTCGCAAGCCCCGCGTCGGCCTCGTCGCCGGCGGACTCGGAACGTACTGGCCACAGTTCCCCGACCTCCTCCCGCAGCTCCAGGCGTCGGCCCGCGTCGTCTCCGAGCGCTTCCGACGCATGGACGCCGACGTGGTCGACGTCGGATTCATCTCCGACGCCCAGGAGGGCGAGGTCGCCGCCGAGCGCCTCCGCCAGGGCGACTGCGACCTCATCGTCCTCTTCCTCACCACCTACCTGACCTCGTCGATGGTCCTCCCCATCGCCCAGCGCACCGGCACCCCGGTACTCGTCATCGACCTGCAGCCGACCGAGCGGATGGACCACGCGAGCTTCGACACCGGCGCCTGGCTCGCCTACTGCGGGCAGTGCCCGGTACCCGAGGTCGGCAACGTCTTCCGCCGCGCCGGCATCCCCTTCCGTTCGGTCTCGGGGTGGTTGCACCAGGAGTCGGCCTGGGAGCGCATCGGTCGGTGGATCCAGGCGGCCCATGTCCGCGCCGCTCTCCGGCACGCGCGACACGGCCTCATGGGTCACGTCTATCCGGGCATGCTCGACGTCTCGACGGACCTCACCCTGCTCCCCACCACCTTCGGATCACACGTGGAGGTGCTCGAGTTCGACGACCTCCGCGTCCTCGTCGACGAGGTCACCGACGCCCAGGTGGCCGACCGCATGGCGCTCGCCCGCGAGGTCTTCACGCTCGACGACACCGTCGTGGAGGACGACTTCGCGTGGGGGGCGAAGGTCTCGGTGGGTCTCGACCGCCTCGTCGAGGAGTTCGCGCTCGACAGCCTCGCCTATTACCACCGCGGTCGCGACGGCGAACAGCACGAACGACTCGGCGCCGGCATGATCCTCGGCGCCTCGCTGCTCACCGCTCGCGGCGTCCCGACGACCGGCGAGTACGAGCTGCGGACGACGGTCGCGCAACTCGCGACCCAGGTCGTCGGCGCCGGTGGGTCGTTCTGCGAGATCCAGGCGTTGGACTTCGAGGACGCGGTTGTCGAAATGGGCCACGACGGACCGGCGCACCTCGCCGTCAGCTCGCGAGACCCGTTGCTGCGCGGCCTCGGGGTGTACCACGGCAAGCGCGGCTGGGGCGTGAGCGTCGAGTTCGACGTGCGCCACGGTCCGGTGACGCTGCTGGGACTCGGCCAGGACCGGGACGGTTCACTGGCGTTCGTCGCGTCGGAGGGGACGGTCGTGCCCGGTCCGCTCCTCGCGATCGGCAACACGACGAGTCGCGTGGACTTCGGGCGGGACCCCGGCGTCTGGGTCGACGAATGGAGCGCGACCGGCATCGGCCACCACTGGTCGCTGTCGCTCGGGCATCGGGCGGCCGACTACCGGGCGGCGGCGAGTCTCCTCGGGATCGACTTCCGCCAGGTGTGA
- the rhaI gene encoding L-rhamnose isomerase, whose amino-acid sequence MTRFDTITPLLEKQAIELPSWAFGNSGTRFKVFTTPGTPRTPEEKIADAAKVHEFTALAPKVALHIPWDLVDDFGALRTYAEDHGVALGTINSNTFQDEDYKFGSLTHSDPKIRQKAIEHHFACIDVMHATGSQDLKIWLADGSNYPGQQDIRGRQDRLADSLQQIYARLGDEQRLVLEYKFFEPAFYHTDVPDWGTSYAQVVELGDQALVCLDTGHHAPGTNIEFIVAQLLRLGKLGSFDFNSRFYADDDLIVGAADPFQLFRILYEVVRGGGLDDDSPVAFMLDQCHNVEDKIPGQIRSVLNVQEMTARALLIDRDALTTAQEAGDVLGANGILMDAFYTDVRGPLAAWRESRGLPADPFAAYLASGYQQRIAEERVGGTQAGWGA is encoded by the coding sequence ATGACCCGTTTCGACACCATCACCCCCCTGCTCGAGAAGCAGGCCATCGAGCTCCCCTCCTGGGCGTTCGGCAACTCCGGCACGCGCTTCAAGGTGTTCACGACGCCCGGCACCCCGCGCACGCCCGAGGAGAAGATCGCCGACGCCGCCAAGGTGCACGAGTTCACCGCCCTCGCACCGAAGGTCGCGCTGCACATCCCGTGGGACCTCGTCGACGACTTCGGCGCCCTGCGCACGTACGCCGAGGATCACGGCGTCGCGCTCGGCACGATCAACTCGAACACCTTCCAAGACGAGGACTACAAGTTCGGCAGCCTCACGCACAGCGACCCGAAGATCCGCCAGAAGGCGATCGAACACCACTTCGCGTGCATCGACGTCATGCACGCGACGGGGTCGCAGGACCTCAAGATCTGGCTCGCCGACGGCAGCAACTACCCGGGCCAGCAGGACATCCGGGGCCGCCAGGACCGCCTCGCCGACTCCCTGCAGCAGATCTACGCACGGCTCGGTGACGAACAGCGCCTCGTGCTCGAGTACAAGTTCTTCGAGCCGGCGTTCTACCACACCGACGTCCCCGACTGGGGAACCTCCTACGCCCAGGTGGTCGAGCTCGGCGACCAGGCGCTCGTCTGCCTCGACACCGGACACCACGCGCCCGGCACGAACATCGAGTTCATCGTCGCGCAGCTGCTCCGCCTCGGGAAGCTCGGCTCCTTCGACTTCAACTCCCGGTTCTACGCCGACGACGACCTCATCGTCGGCGCGGCAGACCCGTTCCAGCTGTTCCGCATCCTCTACGAGGTCGTGCGCGGCGGTGGCCTGGACGACGACTCCCCCGTCGCGTTCATGCTCGACCAGTGCCACAACGTCGAGGACAAGATCCCCGGCCAGATCCGCTCGGTGCTGAACGTGCAGGAGATGACGGCCCGCGCGCTGCTCATCGACCGCGACGCCCTGACGACGGCGCAGGAGGCCGGCGACGTCCTCGGCGCGAACGGGATCCTCATGGACGCGTTCTACACCGACGTCCGGGGCCCGCTCGCCGCGTGGCGCGAGAGCCGCGGACTGCCGGCGGACCCGTTCGCCGCCTACCTCGCCTCGGGCTACCAGCAGCGGATCGCCGAGGAGCGCGTCGGCGGCACGCAGGCCGGCTGGGGCGCGTAG
- a CDS encoding L-rhamnose mutarotase: MTSTEPLHRVCFQLQVKPERLAEYRERHAAVWPEMLRALADTGWRNYSLFVRDDGLLIGYFETPSLEAAQAGMADTEVNARWQAEMGEFFVDLDLPPDQGFLQLTEVFHLEDQLAALPSTPDPLP, translated from the coding sequence ATGACGAGCACCGAGCCCCTGCACCGCGTGTGCTTCCAACTGCAGGTCAAGCCGGAGCGGCTCGCCGAGTACCGCGAGCGCCACGCGGCCGTCTGGCCCGAGATGCTGCGAGCCCTGGCCGACACCGGCTGGCGGAACTACTCGCTGTTCGTCCGGGACGACGGACTGCTCATCGGGTACTTCGAGACACCCTCGCTCGAGGCGGCCCAGGCGGGCATGGCCGACACCGAGGTGAACGCCCGCTGGCAAGCCGAGATGGGCGAGTTCTTCGTCGACCTCGACCTCCCGCCCGACCAGGGCTTCCTGCAGCTGACCGAGGTCTTCCACCTCGAGGACCAGCTCGCCGCCCTCCCCTCCACACCCGACCCCCTTCCCTAA
- a CDS encoding NAD-dependent epimerase/dehydratase family protein, with amino-acid sequence MTIVIVGLGQLGSDVAARLLARGEDVVGVKRTAPTIATPATETTPGHFTLQLRDLTTATPELPADTAAIVVALAPHQRSVEAYDALYRDGIAHLLAAVAALPGTPPRILFVSSTAVWGEDGGERIDDTTPAVPTTGTARALLAAEEAVSDAVPEASLIRFGGLYGPTSTMFVDQVRDGRVTRPSGWTNRIHRDDAAAVIVHLLDLPATALPPAVAGIDEEPVLLSTAADFIAERLGVAPPVLDDAGRTPEEAHRGKRIVAAALRDTGFSYRYPTYREGYAAQLP; translated from the coding sequence ATGACCATCGTGATCGTAGGACTCGGACAGCTCGGCTCGGACGTCGCCGCGAGGCTCCTGGCCCGCGGCGAGGACGTGGTCGGCGTGAAGCGCACGGCCCCTACGATCGCGACCCCGGCCACCGAGACCACCCCGGGGCACTTCACCCTCCAGCTCCGCGACCTCACCACCGCGACCCCCGAGCTCCCGGCGGACACGGCTGCGATCGTGGTCGCCCTCGCTCCGCACCAGCGATCCGTCGAGGCCTACGACGCCCTCTACCGCGACGGGATCGCGCACCTGCTGGCCGCCGTCGCGGCGCTCCCCGGCACCCCACCCCGGATCCTCTTCGTCTCGTCCACCGCCGTGTGGGGCGAGGACGGCGGTGAGCGCATCGACGACACCACGCCCGCCGTCCCGACGACCGGGACCGCACGGGCACTGCTCGCCGCGGAGGAGGCTGTCAGCGACGCCGTGCCGGAGGCGAGTCTCATCCGGTTCGGCGGTCTCTACGGGCCGACGTCGACGATGTTCGTCGACCAGGTCCGCGACGGTCGCGTGACCAGGCCGTCCGGATGGACCAACCGCATCCATCGCGACGACGCCGCAGCCGTGATCGTGCACCTGCTCGACCTGCCGGCGACGGCCCTGCCTCCGGCGGTGGCGGGCATCGACGAGGAGCCGGTCCTGCTGTCGACGGCGGCCGATTTCATCGCCGAGCGGCTCGGTGTCGCCCCACCGGTCCTCGACGACGCCGGTCGCACGCCCGAGGAGGCGCATCGTGGCAAGCGCATCGTCGCCGCCGCACTCCGCGACACCGGGTTCTCCTACCGCTACCCCACGTACCGCGAGGGCTACGCGGCGCAGCTCCCCTGA
- the rhaS gene encoding rhamnose ABC transporter substrate-binding protein, which produces MQSIRNHATGRSARRAAALIAAAASLALIATGCATGDSAGSGGGAGGAESITFIPKQLNNPYTDVVLGGGEDGAKAAGFSATEVVGPLEASASSQVSFINAETQAGTNVIVIAANDPDAVCPALKEAREGGAKIVAFDSDTSKDCRDVFISQVVAKDVALIQTKLIAEQIGGSGEIAILSATANATNQNEWIAFMEEELKSNPEYKDIKLVAKVYGDDDDTKSFQEAQGLLQAHPNLKGIISPTTVGIAATARYLSTSEYKGKVALTGLGLPNEMRPFVKDGTVTAFALWDPAQLGYVAAYAGKALAEGTITGKEGDTFEAGDLGEREVGADGTVIVGPPTTFTADNIDDYDF; this is translated from the coding sequence ATGCAGTCGATTCGAAACCACGCGACAGGCCGTTCGGCCCGTCGAGCAGCGGCCCTCATCGCCGCAGCGGCATCACTCGCCCTCATCGCGACGGGGTGCGCCACCGGCGACTCCGCCGGCTCCGGTGGTGGCGCGGGCGGCGCCGAGAGCATCACGTTCATCCCGAAGCAGCTCAACAACCCCTACACGGACGTCGTGCTCGGCGGCGGTGAGGACGGCGCGAAGGCGGCCGGCTTCTCGGCCACCGAGGTCGTCGGTCCGCTCGAGGCGAGCGCGTCCAGCCAGGTGTCCTTCATCAACGCGGAGACCCAGGCCGGCACGAACGTCATCGTCATCGCGGCGAACGACCCCGACGCCGTGTGCCCCGCCCTCAAGGAGGCTCGCGAGGGCGGCGCGAAGATCGTCGCGTTCGACTCCGACACCAGCAAGGACTGCCGCGACGTCTTCATCTCGCAGGTCGTCGCCAAGGACGTCGCGCTGATCCAGACGAAGCTCATCGCGGAGCAGATCGGCGGCTCCGGCGAGATCGCGATCCTCTCGGCCACGGCCAACGCGACGAACCAGAACGAGTGGATCGCCTTCATGGAGGAGGAGCTCAAGTCGAACCCCGAGTACAAGGACATCAAGCTCGTCGCCAAGGTCTACGGCGACGACGACGACACGAAGTCCTTCCAGGAGGCCCAGGGACTGCTGCAGGCGCACCCGAACCTGAAGGGCATCATCTCGCCCACGACGGTCGGCATCGCCGCGACCGCCCGCTACCTCTCCACCTCGGAGTACAAGGGCAAGGTCGCGCTGACCGGGCTCGGCCTGCCGAACGAGATGCGTCCGTTCGTGAAGGACGGCACCGTCACCGCGTTCGCGCTGTGGGACCCGGCTCAGCTCGGCTACGTCGCCGCGTACGCCGGCAAGGCACTCGCTGAGGGCACCATCACGGGCAAGGAGGGCGACACCTTCGAGGCCGGCGACCTGGGCGAGCGCGAGGTCGGCGCCGACGGCACCGTCATCGTCGGCCCGCCGACCACCTTCACCGCGGACAACATCGACGACTACGACTTCTAA
- a CDS encoding aldo/keto reductase family oxidoreductase: MKTIPLPQTDLTASSIVLGLMRIEPLDDEAIRTLFHTARDAGVTVFDHADIYGSERHGCERRFGDAVTLTAAEREQVVIQSKVGIRPGYFDFSEEHILRTVDESLAALKTDYLDLLLLHRPDTLVEPEEVASAFDTLQASGKVRNFGVSNHTPAQVELLKASVEQPLIANQVQLSITHAPIIASGIATNMAGLDQSIDRDNGILDYSRLTGMTLQAWSPFQAGFFTGVFLGDREHYAELNDVLDELAATHGVTPTGIATAWITRHPANIQVVLGTTKPSRVEEAAAGSDVTLSRQEWYRLFTAAGHTLP, encoded by the coding sequence ATGAAGACCATCCCCCTGCCCCAGACCGACCTGACCGCGTCCAGCATCGTCCTCGGCCTCATGCGCATCGAACCCCTCGACGACGAGGCCATCCGCACCCTCTTCCACACCGCACGCGACGCCGGCGTGACCGTCTTCGACCACGCCGACATCTACGGCTCGGAGCGCCACGGCTGCGAGCGCCGGTTCGGCGACGCCGTCACCCTCACCGCCGCCGAGCGCGAGCAGGTGGTCATCCAGTCGAAGGTCGGCATCCGCCCGGGCTACTTCGACTTCTCCGAGGAGCACATCCTCCGCACGGTCGACGAGTCGCTGGCCGCGCTCAAGACCGACTACCTCGACCTCCTGCTCCTCCACCGGCCCGACACCCTCGTCGAGCCCGAGGAGGTCGCGTCCGCGTTCGACACCCTGCAGGCGTCGGGCAAGGTCCGGAACTTCGGCGTCTCGAACCACACGCCGGCGCAGGTCGAGCTCCTCAAGGCCTCGGTCGAGCAGCCGCTCATCGCGAACCAGGTGCAGCTGAGCATCACGCACGCACCGATCATCGCCTCGGGCATCGCCACGAACATGGCCGGCCTCGACCAGTCGATCGACCGCGACAACGGCATCCTTGACTACAGCCGCCTCACCGGCATGACCCTGCAGGCGTGGTCGCCGTTCCAGGCCGGCTTCTTCACGGGCGTCTTCCTCGGCGACCGCGAGCACTACGCGGAGCTCAACGACGTGCTCGACGAGCTGGCCGCGACGCACGGCGTCACGCCGACGGGGATCGCCACCGCGTGGATCACCCGCCACCCCGCGAACATCCAGGTGGTGCTCGGCACCACGAAGCCCTCGCGCGTGGAGGAGGCGGCTGCGGGTTCCGACGTGACGCTGTCGCGCCAGGAGTGGTACCGCCTGTTCACCGCGGCCGGTCACACCCTGCCGTAG
- a CDS encoding alpha/beta fold hydrolase: protein MSFITVGTENSTSVELYVEDHGTGQPVVLIHGYPLDGSSWEKQTAALLDAGYRVITYDRRGFGKSSKPTVGYDYDTFAADLKAVVDGLDLQDAVLVGFSMGTGEVGRYLGTYGSERIAKAVFLGSLEPYLLQTDDNPTGVPQDVFDGLLAAATDDRYAFFTSFFENFFNTDENLGSRLSEEALRANTQLAYNASPFASLAAQPTWLTDFRADVAKIDVPSLIVHGTGDRVLPIDSTGRVFAKALPSAEYVEIEGAPHGMLWTHYREVNEQLLAFLAK from the coding sequence ATGTCGTTCATCACCGTCGGAACCGAGAACAGCACCTCCGTGGAGCTCTACGTCGAAGACCACGGCACTGGCCAGCCGGTCGTCCTCATCCATGGCTACCCGCTCGACGGCTCCTCGTGGGAGAAGCAGACCGCCGCGCTCCTCGACGCCGGCTACCGCGTCATCACCTACGACCGCCGCGGCTTCGGCAAGTCCTCGAAGCCCACCGTCGGCTACGACTACGACACCTTCGCGGCCGACCTCAAGGCCGTTGTCGACGGGCTCGATCTGCAGGACGCCGTCCTCGTCGGCTTCTCGATGGGTACTGGCGAGGTCGGCCGCTACCTCGGCACCTACGGCTCCGAGCGGATCGCGAAGGCCGTCTTCCTCGGCTCGCTCGAGCCGTACCTCCTGCAGACCGACGACAACCCGACCGGCGTGCCGCAGGACGTGTTCGACGGACTCCTCGCGGCGGCGACCGACGACCGCTACGCGTTCTTCACGAGCTTCTTCGAGAACTTCTTCAACACCGACGAGAACCTCGGCTCCCGCCTGAGCGAGGAGGCGCTGCGGGCCAACACCCAGCTCGCGTACAACGCCTCGCCGTTCGCCTCGCTCGCCGCGCAGCCCACCTGGCTGACGGACTTCCGGGCCGACGTCGCGAAGATCGACGTGCCCTCGCTGATCGTGCACGGCACGGGCGACCGCGTCCTCCCGATCGACTCGACCGGCCGCGTGTTCGCGAAGGCGCTGCCGTCGGCCGAGTACGTCGAGATCGAAGGCGCACCGCACGGCATGCTGTGGACGCACTACCGCGAGGTCAACGAGCAGCTGCTCGCCTTCCTCGCGAAGTAG
- a CDS encoding DNA alkylation repair protein encodes MGAAGEFIDAALQYEGDGYRAADVVERLGGGLESYGSSVGAVRGTVRDALRKFRGMEHDELTALATELWSVPVFERRLAAVVLLQASVAVLRHTDLTRIEGFVRSGRHAELADPLATDVIGPLLDHLDGTARAKAETVLDRWMQDEPWLRRAALLAPIRELGAGGGDVDRAARRLSVALDGLQRPAPIAVVEPAAERLRAVL; translated from the coding sequence ATGGGTGCTGCGGGGGAGTTCATCGACGCCGCGCTCCAGTACGAGGGCGACGGGTACCGTGCCGCGGACGTCGTCGAGCGGCTCGGCGGCGGGCTCGAGTCCTACGGATCGTCCGTCGGAGCGGTCCGGGGTACCGTGCGGGACGCCCTCCGGAAGTTCCGCGGGATGGAGCACGACGAGCTGACGGCCCTCGCGACCGAGCTCTGGTCCGTGCCCGTCTTCGAGCGACGGCTCGCGGCGGTCGTCCTCCTGCAGGCGAGCGTCGCCGTCCTCAGACACACGGATCTCACGCGCATCGAGGGCTTCGTGCGCAGCGGTCGTCACGCCGAGCTGGCCGATCCGCTCGCGACCGACGTCATCGGCCCGCTGCTCGACCACCTCGACGGCACGGCGCGGGCGAAGGCCGAGACCGTGCTCGACCGGTGGATGCAGGACGAGCCGTGGTTGCGACGGGCTGCCCTGCTCGCGCCGATCCGTGAACTGGGTGCGGGCGGTGGCGACGTCGATCGCGCGGCCCGTCGTCTGTCGGTCGCGCTCGACGGGCTCCAGCGGCCGGCGCCGATCGCGGTCGTGGAGCCCGCGGCGGAGCGGCTGCGCGCCGTGCTCTGA
- a CDS encoding MFS transporter, whose translation MTPDDGQADRPPTAGPVASDPTASTDEGAVGAFDAADHPHWRRDVAVFLSGQTVSLFGSMLVQYAIMWHLTLETKSGVVLAFAAVAGFLPQAVVSIFGGVWADRMNRKLLIIVADGSIAITTLALAIFLITGAADLWLIFLTLAIRSVGAGVQMPAVSALIPQITPTDKLMRVNGLNGSIQSAMMLVAPAAAGALYASASLVAIFFVDVVTAAIGIGLLLLVPVRTLVRSGERPGYFADLTEGVRYVWRHGFVRWLLILFAIVFLLIVAPSYLTPLMIARSFGDEVWMLTVNELAFSVGMVAGGAIIAIWGGTKNRVLLLVGSSVVFGVLSIGLGLSTNLWVFFGFMLLLGLAVPFFSTTSMTLLQERVEPERQGRVFGFVGIVMAVSMPLGMIVFGPLADVVSVELLLVVAGVLTFVVLAVAVLVPSGRRAMAEVSKPV comes from the coding sequence ATGACTCCGGACGATGGGCAGGCGGACCGGCCGCCGACCGCGGGTCCCGTGGCCTCGGATCCGACCGCGTCGACCGATGAGGGCGCGGTCGGTGCCTTCGACGCGGCCGACCACCCGCACTGGCGTCGTGACGTCGCCGTCTTCCTCTCCGGCCAGACGGTCTCGTTGTTCGGCTCGATGCTCGTGCAGTACGCGATCATGTGGCACCTCACCCTCGAGACGAAGTCCGGGGTGGTGCTGGCGTTCGCCGCGGTCGCCGGGTTCCTGCCGCAGGCCGTCGTATCCATCTTCGGCGGCGTCTGGGCCGACCGGATGAACCGCAAGCTGCTGATCATCGTCGCCGACGGGTCCATCGCCATCACGACGCTCGCGCTGGCGATCTTCCTCATCACCGGCGCCGCCGACCTCTGGCTCATCTTCCTCACGCTCGCGATCCGTTCGGTCGGCGCCGGTGTCCAGATGCCGGCCGTGTCCGCCCTCATCCCGCAGATCACACCGACCGACAAGCTCATGCGCGTGAACGGTCTCAACGGGTCCATCCAGTCGGCGATGATGCTCGTCGCCCCCGCGGCCGCCGGCGCCCTGTACGCGAGCGCGTCGCTCGTCGCGATCTTCTTCGTCGACGTGGTCACGGCGGCGATCGGGATCGGTCTGCTGCTCCTCGTCCCGGTGCGGACGCTCGTCCGGAGCGGCGAACGGCCAGGCTACTTCGCCGACCTCACCGAGGGCGTCCGCTACGTGTGGCGACACGGCTTCGTGCGGTGGTTGCTGATCCTCTTCGCGATCGTGTTCCTGCTGATCGTCGCCCCGTCGTATCTGACGCCGCTCATGATCGCGCGCTCGTTCGGCGACGAGGTGTGGATGCTCACCGTGAACGAACTGGCGTTCAGTGTCGGCATGGTCGCCGGCGGCGCGATCATCGCGATCTGGGGCGGCACGAAGAACCGGGTGCTCCTCCTCGTCGGCTCGTCGGTCGTGTTCGGGGTGCTCTCGATCGGGCTGGGACTCTCGACGAACCTCTGGGTGTTCTTCGGCTTCATGCTCCTGCTCGGCCTCGCGGTGCCGTTCTTCTCGACGACCTCCATGACGCTGCTGCAGGAACGCGTCGAGCCGGAGCGTCAGGGACGCGTGTTCGGCTTCGTGGGCATCGTCATGGCGGTGTCGATGCCGCTCGGGATGATCGTCTTCGGACCGCTCGCCGACGTGGTCTCGGTGGAGCTGCTCCTCGTGGTCGCGGGCGTGCTCACGTTCGTCGTCCTCGCGGTCGCCGTGCTCGTGCCGTCCGGTCGTCGCGCCATGGCGGAGGTGTCGAAGCCGGTGTGA
- a CDS encoding PLD nuclease N-terminal domain-containing protein, with translation MFVLSLLLIVLTIVALIDVVGQPEPVVRNLPKIVWVLLIVFIPLIGVCLWFLLGKDWSNSRIKLPERRGRKQSRTPGSWGPARGSSSTTPPSPSQPDRAVSSTEEQLAALEREIQAAEDAERIRKLELEMQRSDPPADDGPAASADRS, from the coding sequence ATGTTCGTGTTGTCGTTGTTGCTCATCGTCCTCACGATCGTCGCGCTCATCGACGTGGTCGGCCAGCCGGAGCCCGTCGTCCGCAACCTGCCCAAGATCGTCTGGGTCCTGCTCATCGTCTTCATCCCCCTCATCGGCGTCTGCCTGTGGTTCCTCCTCGGCAAGGACTGGTCGAATAGTCGCATCAAGCTCCCCGAACGCCGGGGCCGGAAGCAGTCGCGGACGCCCGGCTCGTGGGGCCCGGCCCGTGGGTCGTCGTCGACCACGCCGCCGTCGCCGTCGCAGCCCGACCGCGCCGTCAGCAGCACCGAGGAGCAGCTCGCCGCCCTCGAACGCGAGATCCAGGCCGCCGAGGACGCGGAGCGCATCCGCAAGCTCGAACTCGAGATGCAGCGATCCGATCCCCCCGCCGACGATGGCCCGGCTGCGAGCGCCGACCGCTCCTGA